In Campylobacter suis, the following proteins share a genomic window:
- a CDS encoding 2-oxoacid:acceptor oxidoreductase family protein, with the protein MKSELRFVGVGGQGVILAGEILAAAKIESGGYGVKASTYTSQVRGGPTKVDIILDESEILYPYANEGHIDFMLATAQKSYDAFKDGVKDGGIIVIEPNLVKASQEDKNRWKIYEIPIISIAKDEVGNVITQSVVALGVAVAMSGCIDEHVVRASMLSHVPEKVAVANDKAYALGLKYARELLG; encoded by the coding sequence GTGAAAAGTGAGCTTAGATTTGTTGGAGTTGGCGGGCAGGGCGTTATTTTAGCTGGCGAAATTCTGGCAGCCGCAAAGATAGAGAGTGGAGGATATGGAGTAAAAGCATCTACCTACACTTCACAAGTGCGCGGTGGTCCAACTAAGGTTGATATTATCCTTGATGAGAGTGAAATTTTATATCCCTATGCAAACGAAGGTCATATAGACTTTATGCTTGCTACGGCACAAAAAAGTTATGATGCTTTTAAAGATGGCGTGAAAGATGGGGGTATTATAGTTATTGAGCCAAATTTAGTTAAGGCGAGCCAAGAGGATAAAAATAGATGGAAAATTTATGAGATCCCTATCATCTCTATTGCAAAAGATGAAGTTGGAAATGTCATAACTCAAAGTGTCGTTGCGCTTGGTGTTGCTGTTGCAATGAGTGGCTGCATAGATGAACATGTCGTGCGTGCCAGTATGCTTTCTCATGTGCCAGAAAAGGTGGCTGTAGCAAATGACAAAGCCTATGCTCTTGGACTAAAGTACGCAAGAGAGCTTTTGGGGTAA
- the fliS gene encoding flagellar export chaperone FliS encodes MGINNTAYAAYAQSSVGGIESPTKLIEMLYDGILRFIFRTKKAIEAGDIEKKVYNINKANAIFVELLNSLDYSQGNIAHYLSGLYTRQIELLVQANIKDDIAALNEVTNVVKQLSEAWRESTAQ; translated from the coding sequence ATGGGCATAAACAATACAGCATACGCAGCATATGCACAGTCAAGTGTCGGAGGCATAGAGTCTCCGACTAAACTTATTGAGATGTTATATGATGGTATTTTGAGATTTATTTTTCGTACAAAAAAGGCTATAGAGGCTGGTGATATCGAAAAAAAGGTCTACAATATCAATAAAGCAAATGCTATATTTGTTGAGCTTTTAAATTCACTTGATTACTCACAAGGAAATATAGCTCACTATCTTAGTGGGCTATACACTAGGCAGATTGAGCTTTTAGTTCAAGCAAACATAAAAGACGATATAGCCGCTCTAAATGAAGTTACAAATGTAGTCAAGCAGCTTTCAGAAGCATGGAGAGAGAGCACAGCCCAATGA
- the fliD gene encoding flagellar filament capping protein FliD, translated as MAEVSSSTSSASTPTTTSANTSKYGTLGLGSSNKLSDDLLNKLKAADEAAQVNPMTRKIEKNTDIKEDVNAVITLLNNVNSSFSKLTDESNYAKRAVSSTGTSASITVASGVSVQDLSLDVTQLAQRDSFKTNKFASASELIGVTEDSSFEIEIRGVKHSIDVKASTTYQDLADMINERAGADVQARMINVGNGYQMVIQSASTGADQSFTLTQKTGDSLAKIGLDSTQFQDKDEKGDLLTNEDGTPKMTSNLEKNRLTTAQDAKFNYNGLEITRTTNKFDDLRSGISITLNEVGKSSFNVTQDTADLGKFVQEMVEQYNLLTENLDKATSYDSETGQSGYLQGINEITSIRQTLNRILTGQNDEGKSIDQYGVTMNEKGKLEFDASQFSAKLSADAEDVRKFFMGATTIETITYMGTSAVKDGALKLEAGDLVINGQTIKLEETSAGSSAKDNALALLKAINSAGVLGLNASLSPDETRIILKISDGADIEIKGKNNVLANFGMSEQTVNARSTTTEGLFTKLTEQVDKLTGEKGSLTLYSSNLVEENKKLEKEKEKAQTTLDEKYQSMRDTWSKYDAQIAELENQFATLKAMIDAELKSKD; from the coding sequence ATGGCAGAGGTTTCATCAAGCACTTCAAGTGCTAGTACACCGACAACAACGAGTGCAAACACATCAAAATACGGAACGCTTGGTCTAGGTAGTAGCAACAAGCTTAGTGATGATTTACTTAATAAACTAAAGGCAGCAGACGAAGCAGCTCAAGTAAATCCAATGACTAGAAAGATTGAGAAAAATACCGACATCAAAGAGGATGTTAATGCTGTTATCACTTTGCTTAATAATGTAAATTCATCATTTTCTAAACTAACTGATGAGTCAAACTATGCAAAAAGAGCGGTAAGCTCTACTGGAACAAGTGCTAGTATCACTGTTGCTTCTGGTGTAAGCGTACAAGATCTTTCACTAGATGTCACACAGCTAGCACAAAGAGATAGTTTTAAAACAAATAAATTTGCAAGCGCATCTGAACTTATAGGCGTAACCGAAGACTCAAGCTTTGAGATAGAGATACGCGGGGTTAAACACTCTATAGATGTTAAAGCTTCGACAACATATCAAGATCTAGCAGATATGATAAATGAGCGTGCAGGTGCTGATGTGCAAGCTAGGATGATAAATGTAGGAAATGGCTATCAGATGGTTATCCAATCAGCAAGCACTGGCGCAGATCAGTCTTTTACCCTTACACAAAAAACTGGCGACTCACTAGCTAAAATAGGTCTAGATAGTACGCAATTTCAAGACAAAGATGAAAAAGGCGATCTCTTAACAAACGAAGATGGCACACCAAAAATGACATCAAATCTTGAAAAAAATAGGCTTACAACAGCACAAGATGCAAAATTTAACTACAACGGTCTTGAGATAACTAGAACGACAAATAAATTTGATGACTTGCGTTCTGGTATATCAATAACACTAAATGAAGTTGGCAAATCAAGCTTTAATGTTACTCAAGATACAGCCGACCTTGGTAAATTTGTACAAGAGATGGTAGAGCAGTACAACCTTCTAACAGAAAACTTAGACAAGGCTACAAGCTATGATAGCGAAACTGGTCAGTCTGGATATTTGCAAGGCATAAACGAGATAACATCTATAAGACAAACGCTTAATAGAATTTTAACAGGTCAAAACGACGAAGGCAAGAGTATAGATCAGTATGGCGTAACAATGAACGAAAAAGGCAAACTTGAGTTTGACGCATCTCAGTTTTCAGCTAAACTTTCAGCTGATGCAGAAGATGTTAGAAAATTTTTCATGGGTGCCACAACTATTGAGACTATAACCTACATGGGAACAAGTGCTGTTAAAGATGGTGCTCTAAAACTTGAAGCGGGAGACTTGGTTATAAATGGTCAAACGATAAAACTTGAAGAAACAAGCGCTGGCTCAAGCGCAAAAGATAATGCGTTGGCACTTTTAAAAGCCATAAATAGCGCTGGAGTTTTAGGTCTTAATGCTAGTTTGAGTCCAGATGAAACAAGGATAATACTAAAAATAAGCGATGGTGCAGACATTGAAATAAAAGGCAAAAATAATGTCCTAGCAAATTTTGGTATGAGCGAACAAACTGTAAATGCAAGAAGCACGACAACAGAGGGTTTATTTACAAAATTAACTGAACAAGTTGATAAACTTACTGGAGAAAAAGGCTCACTTACGCTTTATAGTTCAAATTTAGTAGAAGAGAACAAAAAATTAGAAAAAGAAAAAGAAAAGGCTCAGACAACACTAGATGAAAAATATCAATCTATGCGCGATACTTGGAGTAAGTACGATGCACAGATAGCTGAGCTTGAAAATCAATTCGCAACGCTAAAAGCTATGATAGATGCGGAATTAAAAAGTAAAGACTAA
- a CDS encoding flagellar protein FlaG: MEISSNSILSQPVVDTAAFNSHTREVERARASAKVEVDEFSGLSQEEAKLKLEDMTEKLNFQMEQLDTNIRFSFNMSDKVMVVQVREANTGDIIRELPTKEALRISKYFKESIGMLFDKES, translated from the coding sequence ATGGAAATTTCAAGCAATTCAATTCTTAGCCAGCCAGTTGTAGATACGGCTGCTTTTAACTCACACACTAGAGAGGTTGAGAGAGCTAGAGCATCTGCAAAAGTGGAAGTAGATGAGTTTAGCGGACTTTCTCAAGAAGAGGCAAAACTAAAACTTGAAGATATGACTGAGAAGTTGAATTTTCAGATGGAACAGCTTGATACAAATATAAGATTCAGCTTTAATATGTCTGATAAAGTTATGGTTGTGCAAGTTAGAGAGGCAAACACAGGTGATATTATAAGAGAGCTTCCAACAAAAGAGGCGTTAAGGATATCAAAGTATTTTAAGGAAAGCATCGGTATGCTTTTTGACAAGGAGAGTTAA
- a CDS encoding ornithine carbamoyltransferase, with translation MKISFECECIMLQKSLLLFCKEFISPHKECDFVVSDTQVSSQKPVFLIGSHINLPFSKQNLLNALEEFYSAIQIKQPNFQIKGENFEAKLDVLLANFKNDLIALVKAES, from the coding sequence ATGAAAATTTCGTTTGAATGCGAGTGCATTATGCTTCAAAAGTCGCTTTTGCTTTTTTGTAAAGAATTTATCTCACCACACAAAGAGTGTGATTTTGTCGTATCTGATACTCAAGTAAGCTCTCAAAAACCAGTTTTTTTGATAGGTTCACACATAAATTTACCATTTTCAAAACAAAATTTACTAAATGCGCTTGAGGAGTTTTATTCTGCTATTCAGATAAAGCAACCAAATTTTCAGATAAAGGGCGAAAATTTTGAGGCAAAGCTTGATGTATTGTTGGCAAATTTTAAAAATGACCTGATAGCTCTTGTAAAGGCTGAGAGTTGA
- a CDS encoding RsmD family RNA methyltransferase, with amino-acid sequence MRLFATISTGKFKGKKIELPSLKTTRSTKSIVKGSFFDTVRDELYGKVFIEGFGGSALMACEAFSNGAKNAIAIEIDKDAFKLTSKNMASIDKNLKAIHGDSFALLPAIIASASEPVMLYLDPPFDIRNGFGDIYKKTVKMVESLDESKIFMIIFEHSSQIKFDEKISNFTMFKSKKFGATTLSYYS; translated from the coding sequence TTGAGACTTTTTGCTACTATCTCGACCGGAAAATTTAAAGGCAAAAAGATAGAACTCCCAAGTTTAAAAACAACAAGAAGCACAAAAAGTATCGTAAAGGGTTCATTTTTTGATACGGTGCGTGATGAGCTTTATGGTAAGGTTTTTATCGAGGGGTTTGGAGGAAGTGCTTTAATGGCGTGCGAGGCGTTTAGTAACGGCGCAAAGAATGCCATTGCTATAGAGATAGATAAAGATGCCTTTAAGCTTACATCAAAAAATATGGCTAGTATCGATAAAAATTTAAAAGCCATACATGGCGATAGTTTTGCACTTTTACCAGCTATCATCGCATCCGCAAGTGAGCCAGTCATGCTCTATCTTGATCCGCCATTTGATATCAGAAATGGCTTTGGTGATATTTATAAAAAGACGGTAAAAATGGTAGAAAGTCTAGATGAGAGTAAAATTTTCATGATAATTTTTGAGCACTCATCCCAGATAAAATTTGATGAGAAAATTTCTAATTTTACTATGTTTAAATCAAAAAAATTCGGTGCAACTACACTAAGTTACTACTCATAA
- a CDS encoding flagellar basal body P-ring protein FlgI — translation MLATIFFILLAQNSFATQIKDIASVIGVRENQLIGYGLVVGLNGTGDGSTSEFTIQALSNMLQTVNVKVNPDDIKSKNTAAVIVTATLPPFARHGDKLNVTISSIGDAKSLQGGTLLMTPLKAVDGDIYALAQGSVSIGGKNVGRGGNNHVTAGNILGGALVEREVAYDFATLQSVNLSLKTSSFKTANQLQETINANLGDEIALAIDARTVVLRRPDDVNLIELMSRILELDIDYKADDKIVIDERTGTIVSGINVSVDPVVLTHGNITIKIEPNSYENLADNDIDLQDGAAISAPANLIKIKDEKTTIASVARALSKLGASPSDIIAIIENLKRVGAIHVDVEIL, via the coding sequence ATTCTAGCAACGATATTTTTCATACTTCTTGCACAAAATTCTTTTGCGACACAGATAAAGGACATTGCAAGTGTCATAGGTGTGCGCGAAAACCAACTTATAGGCTATGGTTTAGTTGTGGGGTTAAATGGCACTGGCGATGGCTCAACATCAGAATTTACAATACAAGCTTTATCGAATATGCTTCAAACCGTAAATGTCAAGGTAAATCCAGATGATATAAAGTCAAAAAATACAGCAGCCGTTATAGTTACAGCCACTTTGCCACCATTTGCAAGACATGGCGATAAACTTAATGTAACGATCTCGTCTATCGGAGATGCCAAAAGTCTTCAAGGTGGAACACTACTCATGACACCTTTAAAGGCTGTTGATGGAGATATTTACGCGCTTGCGCAAGGTTCAGTTAGCATCGGAGGTAAAAATGTTGGTCGTGGCGGGAATAACCATGTAACAGCTGGAAATATACTTGGTGGAGCGCTTGTTGAGCGTGAGGTGGCTTATGACTTTGCAACACTGCAAAGTGTAAATTTAAGTCTAAAAACTTCAAGCTTTAAGACTGCTAACCAGCTTCAAGAGACAATAAACGCAAATTTAGGAGATGAGATAGCCTTGGCTATAGATGCTCGTACGGTTGTACTTAGACGACCAGATGATGTAAATTTGATTGAGCTTATGAGCCGTATTTTAGAGCTTGATATAGACTATAAGGCTGATGATAAGATAGTTATAGACGAGCGAACTGGTACGATAGTTAGTGGTATAAATGTAAGCGTTGATCCAGTTGTTTTAACGCATGGCAATATAACGATAAAGATAGAGCCAAATTCTTATGAAAATTTAGCCGATAATGACATTGATTTACAAGATGGAGCGGCCATTAGCGCGCCAGCAAATCTTATAAAAATAAAAGATGAAAAAACAACCATAGCAAGCGTAGCTAGAGCTTTAAGTAAGCTTGGTGCAAGCCCTAGTGATATCATAGCTATCATAGAAAATTTAAAGCGTGTAGGCGCGATACATGTTGATGTGGAGATTTTATAA
- a CDS encoding rod-binding protein produces MKIDNTMALNSYSNLRTKKLTQPTQESQDKLLREQTDAFEAFMVKQILDIALKEDEKNSLFPKTAGSDIYKSMYNDTMSGALSGNLGFSDILYDFLKQRG; encoded by the coding sequence ATGAAGATAGATAATACTATGGCATTAAACTCATACTCAAATTTGCGGACAAAAAAGCTTACTCAGCCCACTCAAGAGAGCCAAGATAAGCTTTTGCGTGAGCAAACAGATGCGTTTGAGGCATTTATGGTAAAGCAAATTTTAGATATTGCACTAAAAGAGGATGAAAAAAACTCACTTTTCCCAAAAACAGCAGGTTCTGATATATATAAATCAATGTACAATGACACGATGAGTGGCGCTTTGAGTGGAAATTTGGGATTTAGTGATATTTTGTACGATTTTTTAAAGCAAAGGGGTTAA
- a CDS encoding flagellar biosynthesis anti-sigma factor FlgM, with amino-acid sequence MISSLGINQGLQTGLINKSTDVKKTSDVSQSEKSDKVAQISEAIANGSYKIDISKTARAIAQTLA; translated from the coding sequence ATGATAAGTTCTTTAGGTATAAATCAAGGTCTTCAAACAGGACTGATAAACAAATCAACAGATGTCAAAAAAACTTCTGATGTTAGCCAGAGTGAAAAAAGTGACAAGGTGGCACAAATTTCTGAGGCGATAGCAAATGGAAGCTATAAGATAGACATTAGTAAAACAGCAAGGGCGATAGCACAAACTCTTGCTTAA
- a CDS encoding flagellar export chaperone FlgN, with amino-acid sequence MLKQYINDAIGTLDGLIKTTEQDIENIKQAKHTAVDESVKTKNALIRKFEDTKRALDKELVRLSKIDGGQNLADVLDDEVKSKLVLMREKLETLNVKNREYARHVVLVKDFFDSLAKEIFKPQDGEYSSETNTYKTRV; translated from the coding sequence ATGTTAAAACAATATATAAATGATGCCATAGGCACGCTCGATGGGCTTATAAAAACTACCGAGCAAGATATAGAAAATATAAAGCAAGCCAAACACACAGCGGTTGATGAGAGCGTAAAAACAAAAAATGCTCTTATTAGAAAATTTGAGGATACAAAAAGGGCTTTAGATAAAGAGCTTGTGCGTCTTTCAAAGATTGATGGTGGACAAAATTTGGCTGATGTTTTGGACGATGAAGTCAAGTCTAAATTAGTGCTTATGCGTGAAAAGCTAGAAACTCTAAATGTAAAAAATAGAGAGTACGCTAGACATGTTGTTTTGGTAAAAGACTTTTTTGATTCGCTTGCAAAGGAAATTTTTAAGCCTCAAGATGGGGAGTATTCAAGCGAAACAAACACATATAAAACAAGGGTTTAA